The window TTTTAGTGGAAAACGTAAATATGATTGCAAACTAGGTTGTTTCGACTACAATCTGGATTACTCTTAACTATTAATGCTATAGGGCTGAATATTTTATCCATTAAAATTGATCcgatttgttatttgttttgattcgattcgatccgtaaactttcgaacaaaaaaaatattaaaaattaatatccgttaAAATAGAAGCAAATcgcaaatattaaaattttgaaaagcagaTATCCGATcgacaatatataaatacatgtatatcttaatcatatttaaaaattaaaatatataaaatatataataaatattattctaatatatgatttgacaaattatattcacactattatttatataaaagtattacacaaagaaaaagaaaaatttatgacaattataaaattttccttaagttttgtgttattataaattcactacttttaaatttttatcttaCATAccatgcaaaaaatattttacaaaacaaaattgtattgaatttttaagattatttttattaatcaaaatatatgagatatccgtaatattcgtaaatatctatttattttcggATATCTGTTTTTCGAATATCAATTTTTTTCGAAATAAATTAAatcgaaaaattagatatctataatatatacagcaaatcacaaaataatttcaaaaatccggatatccaACCTGCGAATGCGGCCGTATTAATTTAGGCCGATACATTAAAAAAGTTCTTCGGAAAACAGCGGAATACAGGTCTGGTGTTCAACTTCCTAGCAGAACTtgaattctaaaatatttgtGAAATCCTCTTAGACAATATTTTTTCAACGAGTCGACAGTATCCGTTATTTAAAAATCCTCGTTTTGCTGGTGTCATATTATTTTAACCTATTTAATATAAAGGTCAGTGGTTACAGAGCTAGCTTAAATCCGACAGTTTTTGACTTTATCATTACTAGCTTAGACGTGGTTCACGTGAATCAATTATATATCAAATGTAACAAATATTTAGTTACTTTGATAAGCAAGGTGTCACTTCAATCATCGAAGTAAAATTAACTATACCACTAATGGACTATTTGCCTAAAGAATGATGAAGGACGACGCTTCTATCTTTATGCCAAGAATCATATAAGCTGAAATGAATTAATGGACCACCATCTTTCACTTTTGTGAGTGGTTACAGCAATTAACATCCGTGAATAAGAGATTCAACCACCAACACAAAAAAGTGGCACATACAACCCAATGGACGAGGGAACTTCACGCTACGTACGTGAGTTTTCAAgtatttaattatgatatttaaACATTTGCCAAATGATTAAATCGATATCTCGCCATCCTATCGGCAGAATGCGTTTGCCACAAGAGCCCAATACTGTTTCTAGATTTTTTTGCACCCACTAGGCTCGATATATTGAACATTTTATGTTAATGATAATTCCATTTTTACAATTTGTAgtggaaaataaaattatgactTTATGTCTGGATAAGGTATAGCTCATTCTCAagtgttttatatttaaactaaaacttatttatataaagtataaCGAGGTCCATATGTTTCAGAACAATAAAACTCACTCgtcataataatattatatacatctTTTTAATAAGGGtcccttttaataataaaagaatatttgtaaagttaatatatagttaaaatattcatatatttaatttcCTCTACCGGTAACTAGGACTGATATGATTAGCATCTTTGATGAAACCATGCACTTTGAATATATTCCTTAAAAATTCCCCAAcaagtctttcttttttttcttttaataatgttttgtaaGTTCCACTTTTTGCCTATCACTAGTTTAGTAACGGttccttttaattattttctcagTGGTAAAACCATCGAATATACACTGCGTGTATTAAATTAGTACAAAAACAACTTTGGGAAAATTTAACTCTTGAAAAAAGGATTGATGTTCCATATACTTTTATGAATTTCTATTTTTcaactgatttttattttttcagtttttccAAAATTAACTTTTGATCGAAAAATATCTGAACCACCCCTCTCGTCTAATTAGTTTTTCCCAGGAATAAAATGTGCACAAAATCGCTGTCCAAAAAATGACAGGTCCAAATAAATATAGTCCAAAAGTCATAATAAATTATCGAATTCCCATCCATAATTGATTGAAACATTTTTAACTGCACTACATCACAGAACTTtccaagtaaaataattaaatttataagaaaCTCTTGTTCACATAAAATTTTTGGTCCCACGTACCACCCTTTCTCTCCTTTAAAACCAAGAAAGCCATTAACTTCCTCCATTAGCCAAAGAACAAAAGAATCGCAAATATGTCAAACCCATTTTTTTCACCCTATATTTTCTACTTCTCCACCACATCAAACCCCAAATCTTGAATTCATATagacaaaagaagaaaataaagatcAGAGgactcatatatatatcatccaatcttttatctATGGGGGCAGCTTCATCGAGCCTCGCAGGATCCGAGGCTTACGCTGGAAAGTTATGCGGTCTCGAAGACGTGCCTGAGAACTGTATAACGGCAATGTTCATGTACATGGAGCCACCGGAGATATGCATACTTGCAAGGGTGAATAGGTCATTTCATAGGGCGTCGAGATCCGACACTGTGTGGGAACACAAGCTTCCCCTTAACTACAAGTTTTTGGTCCGAAGAATCCTTGAAGATCAACAAGTAGGAGAAAAAGACAAAGTTATTAGCCGCACGAAAGAGATCTATGCAAGGCTTTGCCAACCAAACCTCTTCGACGCCGGCACAAaggtttttatcttaattatttatattttggtcTTTAGAATCTTTCATATATCTGATGGTCACATACGTCCCGTAGATATTTCTTGGGGTgtaggaaaagaaaaaaatatactgTATATTCTTAGAGATTAGTATAAGAAGAAAAACACTGGGCGGAATTGTAAATATCTAGATTAGTTTCTAGTATTTTGTTTACGAATTCACTTTAGACAATCATGCCTAAAGCATAATAGTTGTTCCCATCATGCCTAAAATCAACTAGACAATAATATAATCAGTATTCTAAAATTGGTATATATAAGCCTATGTGGAAGCCTATTTGACAAATCCGTCacaaattaaaagttttttagaacaattttaacaaatttagacactagtttttttctttccgaAATACTCATTTAacactaactagattttgacccgcgcttttgaagcgcgggatattttacgatgaaaaaattcactaataatttaacaaatattttggttattttaaaagagtgtgtatttaaaatattttgcatttaaatcagtatttttaaattcaacccgattgtgattataccggttaatccggagatctgacaattcaattttatgtttttaaaatattcatattaaaaatcactaaaacccgagactaaccgattgaactgatggatgaccgatatgtaatctaattggatttaaattgtaatagtttcataatttgtaatcttataatcgaaattttaaagttcactattttgcaatttatgaaattatgacgtttctacaaaattttaaagagaaaatgatagatataaataactaagattaattattgtattatttggaaacattgatagtagtataaaaaatatattgtttggaaacattgatagtagtataaagaaataagtatattgtttggaaacatggatagtagtataaagaaaggaacattagtgacttaatgtatgtttaaatataaagtataaaggtgtatttaatttaaaaacttacaaaataaatgttaggtccaacagaatgtttctgttttaataagatagattttatataaaacatttaattacCATCTATCGACTTTTTGAACTGGAGACAATAAAGTTTTTACTATTTTCCACAGTTTTGGGTTTATAAGAATATGACTAAAGTTATACAAACAGATTCTTTATGTAACGTTTTCGTATCTTCTCGTCGTATTGATCGTTTTTcattataaacaaaaacatgatcATATGTATAGAAAGGCCAACCACTGCAATTTGCCTAGTTGAAATAAAATGCACCACTATTTCTTTATAAATATCAATGCATCACTATATATTccgaaatatattttttgcaacTTTAAATCAGTTTTCTTTCGTTAGGGTCTAATTCAGTCTCGATcgttacaattttttatatatattctagacAGTTTTTGAGAAAATATTCTACAGAAATATAATTAGAAGATATGAATAAAATCTGGATCATTTTATGGATCAGTGGTTCCGATGTGTTTGGATTTGACGTgaaattcaaacaaaaagacTAATATTAAAAGGGAATCCGTCGACCGAATGGGTTTGTCATGTGTGTACGAAAGAAGAAGCAGAAAGAttataatatgaaaatcttTTACCAGAGTTGGTTGcgatttatttatatattagttatattaataaaagtaaTTGTTTGGATTGTAATGGAAAAAAAGGAAGCATGGTTGGACAAGAGAAGTGGGAAAATGTGTTTGGCGATATCACCAAAGGCGATGAAGATAACCGGCTTTGATGATCGCCGATATTGGGAACGTATTTCTTCCGACGAGTCCAGGTCACTTttacgtctctctctctctatacatctctttcgttttgtttttattttttatttattgataaaaaaagatataaacCTAGCCTTACTGGTCGCCCAGTCCAAATCCCAAAAGATAAGAAATGTTTCAGTTCGGACTGACCCAAGCACAAAACACATTACACaacaataaatataagaaaattcaaaaaatatagtataaaaGAACAGAATGTGCGAAGAGGAATAACCTAAAATCCAAAATCTTATTGCCTCTGAATATCTGTAGAGTGTAGACAAAAAAACCAGCGATGTCATTCAAAGATTTAAGGGATGAGTTACAATTTAAGCCTAAACTCTTTCTGATTTGTGCTAATTGAACCCATCGTTATTTCTTAAGACATACGACTTTGTCAACACTTAGTTCAAGAAAGGACTTTGTCAACatttctttgtttctctttcAAACTAATCATTGTATAATATAAGGAAAAATGACAATGTGATTGTTGGGTTGGCTACAAATTGTACAAGCATGCAATGAATTTTACGtataataacataatatataaacgCGTATACGAAATGTATAATGACGTGTAATATTCATATAGCTGATATAGAATCTTTTAAGATAAGCTCGAGCTGTTTTGTTTAGTGAATATGGAAACTGTTGGCTCCTTGACGGAAATGTCATTTTCTCTTTATCCCAAATTTTGCTCCATCATGTCAATAATTGGATGGCTTTCCttcaactattatttttattagtttctcaaaaaaaaaatatcatttttattccaTGAATAGTTATCCGTGAACAAACTcagaaaatgtttttaaaaaaaaatttgccattaaaaaaattactcttTGGAAACTTTATCCAGACTATATCCACAatctttcaatataaatatacataatacCTTTTTTAGttgccctttttcaaaaaaaaaaataataataataataataataataccttTTTTAGAGAAGTATAAAGATACATAATCATTACCCCGTGAtatcacattaatatttatttatagccTCCtttacaaaaaagaagaaatatatttaagaaaaatacacTTTTGATTGGTAGATTGCTAGTGGTAAGTCTATCGTTAGCAAGTTTTTTGTTGTCAATATAATATTCACCTACAAATCAAAAtgttataatgaaaaaaattgaacaaaacaaataatgaagccccttggtccaatggtttgactaagggtcatgtaatgcttctacatccggaggtctggggttcaaaccccagaaaataccaaattatgcagcttATGGAGAAACGAattacaggagatcttcagcttggtgaagagcgtaccatcgaacatggatctcataggacggctcggagaggtgcagtcaggcgtgtattctcacaagatggtagaattgtcggctatataatcgtctttgtaatattctcataattgtaatagcataattaatcgataataattgATCCAGACGTTCagaaacaaataatgaaaaaggagagaagattaaaaatataagtcAAGTgacatatatattgatatatacatgtatatgtagAAATTTTTGTTACTACTAACTAGCGTTGGATTTATAACAGATTAACTAAGAGATAGAGTATTTGATCAACATTGTCCCCTTAACAACACTCGCATCTATTATGTTTCTTTTCATTCTTAATTCCTTACTACGGTTAACATTTTATTGAACCTTTTGACCATTCAGATTTGGATCTATAGCTTATCTCCGGCAAGTATGGTGGTTAGAAGTAGTGGGAAATGTCAGATTTGAATTTGCACCAGGAAAATACAGTATATTTTTCAAGATACATTTAGGCAAACCTTTGAAAAAGTGCGGGAGAAAAACATGTAACCTAGACCAAGTGCATGGTTGGGATATCAAACCAGTGAGGTTTCAACTGTCTACATCGGACGGCCAAGATGCGATGTCTGAACGACATCTGGATGAACCAGGGAGGTGGTTTTATCATCACGTAGGTGATTTTGTCGTAGAGAATCAGAACTCACCAGTTTGGGTCAAATTCTCTATGCTCCAGATAGACTGTACACATACCAAAGGTGGTCTATGTTTAGATTATGTGATTATATGTCCATTTGAGTATAGAGGGAAATACACATAATTtcgattaatttttgtttgaaaggttttgttttgatatattagTTTGTAGGATATTTGTTGcttgtaaatatataaagtcTGTTTATATTGTaagataattaatataattagaatGTGcagatttatatttgtttatgcaTATGTAATTCTAATCAACATTAACGTTCATGTGGAAGGTTATTTATCTACTAGATTTTAAGAGTTGAAAATAGTTTTACACCAAAAAGTCTAAAATTTGAAACCCAAAGTGctgtttattataatttagtATTCAGATTAGTAAAAACTTAACAGAACGCTAGTCGGTGGATTGTTTTACAGAGAGATAAAAGCGATAGAGAGAGAAAAGCGAAAGTGAGATCTGTAAATCCGGCCGACGGTGGGGCTTCCACAGCCGCCGTCGGTCCGGCCCTTGATCTATACCATCCTTCAGTTCCTATAAGCTATTTCCGTAAGTTTCCGGCGTCGCACCAAACTCGCGGTGGGTGTTTGGCTTTTGCTCCCGGCGTCGCATCATTCAAGCGGTGGGTGTTCGGCTTTTGTTTCTGGCGTGGCTTTTTTCCGTTAAAAGAGAACGGCCGGCTCTAGCGTTTGTGCCGTTTAGTCCTACTATAGTCAACGGCGGTTGTATTAGGTTTTggttattttcctttttttatggATCTGTGTGTTTGGGAGTTCGATGGCTTTAGGTGGTGTGAGATCTCGAGAGACCCTCGATGAAGCTCTCCGCTAAAGCTCAGACGAAGCAAATATGATTGTAGCTACGGCCTCCGGCGATATCCGAGAAGAAGATCAGGCGTGCGCCGATGAACAAGAGGTTTCGGCGCGGCTGTTTGACGGTGAGGCGTAGTGGTGTTGATCGGGATGGCGAGGGCGTGACGCGTGTTTCCGCGATGCGGGAGATTGAAACGCGTGGACGACTCGCCTCGATTGAGTCGGTAGTGGAGTGGGCCTGGAAGTGTGGGCTTTAGGTCCATCTttgttgtttgtatttttaGCCCTTTTGTTTATTGGGCTTGCGGATTTAGAGATGTAACGGTTTATGGCCCTTGGGCTTTTTAATACAactttgatgaaaaaaaaaagattagtcAAAACTTAAAACGAAGTTATAAAATAGCTTTGGTGTGGATAAAAAGGATATTGCGTGATGCAAATATCAGAGCAATTTATCAGTAAAAAAATTCTGGTCGATagtctttttaatttattttaataaaatagtttttaaagaggaaaatgattaaacaaagttttattaaatagtaaaatatgtatttatactaTAAAGATTAACTAATATAGATTTAGAGCTTAAAGTTAAGGGGTGGATTTTAACactaaatttcaaatttaaaaaaattaaaaattaaaattaaaaaatttaaaataaaaagaaaactatctTGGTCactttattttttgaaaactatttttgtgataaaacttaaaaataattatttgggAGAATTTCTCTTATTAGTATTAATCTAATAGATCAtcttacaattaaaataaacaaaatgataaaaatatagaagTTCTACATGTAGAAAGTTCTCATGTAGAAAGTTCTTATTGGTTGAATCAAGCTTGTATCAAACACTAAAATTCCGGTTTGACCGATTGAtgaataatagtatatattaaaaaagttctttaaatactattaaaaatcTGAAACTACACTTAAAGTTTACTAATTTGAGAGTCCTTTTAGTGGTTTAcgtcttttttaaaaaaagttataaaattagttacttagtaattatttttttaagaatggCAATTATTTTTTCACATCGTAGAATTGTCCATCGTAAAAttattgatataaataattatataatatataataaactaaatgTAAAGAATACATATTACCAGACCATTAACTTCAAGTTAGCGGGTTAGTTTAAACAACTGGGCCCAGTATACCATTAATGGGCCGATCCTACTAGGCATCAATGGCGATACATACatacactctctctctctctggtctCTCACAGCTCTCAACCATCTGAGAGActgagacagagagagagagagagaaatgagtGTTCGAATTTGCAACTTCCCGTCCCATCCAAGCTTCTTGCTGCAACCCCGCTCCCAATCCCAAACCGCCGCGAGGTCTACACGTATCTTCGCTCGTACGGAGAATGAGTCATCGCGGTCCGATCAGCAACAGCTCAATCTCTCCGTCCTCCGCTTCACTTTCGGTAACACCTCTTCCCTTCTCCAATTTGAAACTTACTTCAATTTAAGAGAGATTCTGAAccgttttttgttgttgtagggATTCCTGGTCTAGACGAATCTTATCTACCGAGGTGGATCGGGTACGGATTCGGATCGCTTATTCTCCTCAATCACTTCTCAGCTTCACCTCCAATCAGCGAATCGCAGCTGGTATGTGGAAAGACCTGGTTTAATCCGGTTACGTTTTAATTGTTTCTTGGTTTACTTCGGTTAAGAGTAGCAATGACTTACTTGCATGATTGTGTATTATTGTGATAGAGATCAGAGGCTTTAGGGTTATCACTTGCTGCCTTCTCAACAGCTTTACCTTACTTTGGCAAGTTCCTCAAGGTTAAAATCTTCTTTACATTTGCCTTTTACTGCTTTTGTTTCGGCATATTTAGTGAAATAAGCTTTTACTGTTTTAGGGTACTGaagtggagaagagaagcttACCTGAAGAGGGAGAGCAGGTTTTTGTGATATCATCAAGTATTGGAGACTCTTTGAAGGAGGATTTGGCTTGGTCAACTTATGTTTTGTTGAGGAATACAAGTACCGTAGCTGTGGTATGGTGTTCAAGCCTTCCTTCCTTGTTCTTAGTTCTCTGTTTTACTAAGAAAGTTTACTTTTTTTCTTACTTCAGATGATATCGATTCAAGGTGAGCTTTGCGTTCGTGGGTACTGGAACTGCCCTGGTCAAATGTCAAAGGCTCAACTACACGACTGGTTCAAGAGAAAGACTGATGAGATAGGCCTGGCTGATGTTAAGGAGACTCTTTATTTCCCTCAGTATGCAGGTATATATTGTGTtccttgagtttttttttttcagcagTGTGGCGGCGACCCTCTTTTGCATATATGTTAAACTTTTAGTTTGATTTTAGGTTCTGGATTGTCGTGGGATGTTCTTCCTGATGGGACGCGTTCTGTTTTTGTGCAACCTCTGCTACGAAATGTAAATGAATCGGAGAAAGTGGATGGGTTTTTGATGGTGGCTTCTACTGCTGGATATGCATATAGCGATAAAGATAGAGCCTGGATTGGAGCCATGGCTGATAAATTCAGAGGTTAGCTAGTTCTTATGGATGTATATGATAATAAGGATTTGTTGCTTctcccttttttttcttttttgtgcgTTTTTGTTAAATTGAGCAAACTAAGACAAAATCTTCTCATGGTATCTAATTGTGAGACCAGAGCTGAGTGGTTGTTCCTTTTGCTAATTTATCTGGTACCacccaaaaatgaaaaatattttggtatccACGACCAAAAGCATTGAACATCGTATTTGCCAGGTCCTAGGATAATTGGTTTCTTATTTGAATTTGCTAGTGTCCTCACCGTAAAAATGAATATCCGTATGTATTATCATGAAAGGAAATATCAAACCtatttctataatttattttttaatgtgttttccttCTTATGACTTGCAGGATGACATGAGCTACAAGAATCTTGATTGATAATTGTAACATTTGACTCGTATCTTGATTGATGACTGGCGGAACACTTCAGTTCCTACAGGAATTTCTCGAGGCCATAAACCAAATTCTGTAAAACCAAAAAGAGAACAAGGACAAGAAGTCATTAAATAAAAGTAAGACATCAATTGATGGACAATTCTCGCATGTTTCCTTGTTACCTTGAGGCGTACCACCTTTCTGATAGCGAGAAGTAGTCCAGGCATTAGGGACCTTACATCAAGTATGTCGTGTTTAACTGTGTAAACCTGTGTCCAGCAGTTTGTGTTAGAGAACATgatttttagtttgattttgaaATAGAAGACtgtaataaattaataataattacatCTCCTGGACttgagaagtaga of the Raphanus sativus cultivar WK10039 unplaced genomic scaffold, ASM80110v3 Scaffold0025, whole genome shotgun sequence genome contains:
- the LOC130494405 gene encoding F-box protein PP2-A14 isoform X1 codes for the protein MGAASSSLAGSEAYAGKLCGLEDVPENCITAMFMYMEPPEICILARVNRSFHRASRSDTVWEHKLPLNYKFLVRRILEDQQVGEKDKVISRTKEIYARLCQPNLFDAGTKEAWLDKRSGKMCLAISPKAMKITGFDDRRYWERISSDESRFGSIAYLRQVWWLEVVGNVRFEFAPGKYSIFFKIHLGKPLKKCGRKTCNLDQVHGWDIKPVRFQLSTSDGQDAMSERHLDEPGRWFYHHVGDFVVENQNSPVWVKFSMLQIDCTHTKGGLCLDYVIICPFEYRGKYT
- the LOC130494405 gene encoding F-box protein PP2-A14 isoform X2, which produces MGAASSSLAGSEAYAGKLCGLEDVPENCITAMFMYMEPPEICILARVNRSFHRASRSDTVWEHKLPLNYKFLVRRILEDQQVGEKDKVISRTKEIYARLCQPNLFDAGTKEAWLDKRSGKMCLAISPKAMKITGFDDRRYWERISSDESSLVKSVPSNMDLIGRLGEVQSGVYSHKMIWIYSLSPASMVVRSSGKCQI
- the LOC108848048 gene encoding protein COFACTOR ASSEMBLY OF COMPLEX C SUBUNIT B CCB2, chloroplastic; the protein is MSVRICNFPSHPSFLLQPRSQSQTAARSTRIFARTENESSRSDQQQLNLSVLRFTFGIPGLDESYLPRWIGYGFGSLILLNHFSASPPISESQLRSEALGLSLAAFSTALPYFGKFLKGTEVEKRSLPEEGEQVFVISSSIGDSLKEDLAWSTYVLLRNTSTVAVMISIQGELCVRGYWNCPGQMSKAQLHDWFKRKTDEIGLADVKETLYFPQYAGSGLSWDVLPDGTRSVFVQPLLRNVNESEKVDGFLMVASTAGYAYSDKDRAWIGAMADKFRG